The DNA region CCCGGCTGTTCTCGCGGGCCTGCATGGGCAAGGTGGCGTACGGCTGTCGCTCGCCCTTGCCGCCCGGGATGTGGAAGCGGGCCCACACGCGCTCGGCCAGTTCCGGCACCGGGAAGGCATCGAAGGCCATCCTGACGTGCCCCCCCTGGTCGCCGTCCTGCAGGCGGCGCACCAGCACCTGGTCCAGCGCCGTGCCCGACACCACGCCCAGCGCGCCAGCCGTCGACACCGCACGGGCCAGGTGCCAGTCGGAGATCGCTACGCCCATCCCGCCCTGAATCACCACCGGCAGCCCTTCGCGGGCCGCAACCTTCGCCTCCGGAGACACGTCACCCATCACGGCGGCCTTCGGAGTGCAAACCAGGGGCCGCTGCGCAACCGCCGGATTTCCGCAACCACGCGCGCGCCCTCCGGCCGGGTGCGGGTGAGTCGCCGCGGCCGGTGGGGGAAATCACCCAATGCCGCGATGCGGCGATGCTCAACGGCACCGGGAGGCGGTGTGCTCCCAGCCCCCAGCACCCAGACGCCTGAAACACACGATGCCAGGGCCACGGGCACCAGGCCTGATAGAGTCGCGCGCCATGGACGTGCCCGCCTCTCGCCGCGGCCTGCTGCGGCGGGCCCTCTTCCAGGTGCACCTCTGGACGGGCCTGGCCGTCGCCCTCTACGCGATCGCGATCAGCGTCAGCGGGTCGATCCTGGTGTATGCCCCGATGCTCGGCGCGCGGGCGCACGTCGAGTGGCGCGGCGTGCCGAAGGAGAGCGTCGAGGGCCGGCCGGTGGTGACCACGGCGCAGGCGGTGGCGCTGGTGAGGCAGGCCCTGCCGGGCCGGACCTTGCTCAACGTGCAGGTCCCTGCGGAGCCCTGGCACGCGCACGTCGTCGGCCTGCTCGACGCCAGGGAGTACCGGGTCGTGTTCGTCCACCCGACGACCGGGGCGGTGTCTCCGCCGGTGATGGGTCGGGGCGCGTTCATCGGCTGGCTCGATCGCCTCCACTCCAACTTCTTCTCGGCCCGCCCCGGCCGCGTCGCCAACGGCATCGGCGGCCTGCTGCTCGTGCTGCTCTCACTGACCGGCATCGTCATCTGGTGGCCCGGGCGGGGACGCGTGCGGCGGGCGCTGCGCGTGGAGTGGGGCGCGGGGTGGAAGCGGGTGGTGTTCGACCTGCACAACGCGCTCGGCGCCTGGCTCCTGGTGCCCGTCATCGTCCTGTCGATCACCGGCGCCTACTTCACGTGGCCACAGGTCTACCGGGACCTGGTCGGTCGCGCGTCGCCACTCACGCGTCGCACGGCGCCACGCAGCACGCCGCCGGCGTCCCCGGGTCCGGCGCTCGACCTCGACGTTCTCGTGGCGCGCGTGCGTGCCGCCGAACCCGGCCGGCCGTACGTGCGCGTCGACCTGCCCGGAGGCGCGCGGGCCCCGTACGTCCTTGTGGCCTCGGCCGAGCCCGAAGCGCCGGCGCGCGAGGCGACGACGACGTTCATCGACCAGTACGGGGGGCACGTGCTGGAGGTCCGTCGCGGGAGCGGCGCCGTGACACGAGGTGATGCGATGGTCGAGTGGATCGGGCCGCTGCACACCGGGCACTTCGGCGGCCCCGTGGTGCAGTTGGTGTGGGCGGTGCTCGGCCTCGCGCCGACGCTGCTGGCGGTGACGGGCACGCTGATGTGGTGGAACCGGGTGATCGTGCCGAGGCGACGACAGGCGTCGCGACGCACACAGGCTTGACGAGTCGCCGGGAGGGCCGTGTATACTCGCTGGGTTGTCGCGAGTCGTCGGCGTGGCAACGGGCGCCGACCTTCGGCGTCGACACGGCTGGCTGGGAAGGGCGGTTAGCTCAGTTGGTAGAGCACCGGTCTTACACACCGGCTGTCACAGGTTCGAGTCCTGTACCGCCCACCAGCCTTCGAGCTGGGGGGCACGTGAGCGCTTCGGCTGGCAAGCCAGGCACCACGGGCGCAGCAGTCAGCGCAGTCCAGCGACTGGAACACAGCATATTGCGGGGTCGTAGCTCAGTCGGTTAGAGCGCCGGCCTGTCACGCCGGAGGCCGCGGGTTCGAGCCCCGTCGACCCCGCCAATTCCCGCAAGCGGTTCTTGTCGCGGTCGACGGCCTCAGGCGGCTCGGCTCCGCGGCTGCTCGCCTCGGGCGCGAGCCCAGCGCGAACCCCGCCCATCCCCCGCAATTGGAAATGTGAACGTCGAAATTCTCGGCGCGGGCCTTCGGCCACGCACGCGGATGCGTGCATCACCGCTTCGCCATTCCGTCCTTCCGCCCTTCTCCCTTCCCGCCCTTCTCCCTTTCCGCCCTGCCTTCTGCTCTTCTACCCTTCTACTCTTCTTACCTTGCCCCGACTGCGATTCGGGTCCACGCGAGGGTAAAGAGGACGTAGATGAGAGTCGTGGACCAGCCGAGCGCGTTGACGGCGCCGGTCAGGGTGGCATGGGCTGCCACGAACACGGCCGCCACGCTGGCTGCGGCGAACGTGCCACTGAAGCGCCGCTGCAGGGCACCATCGGCGGTGGTGCGGACGGCGAAGGCCGCCGCGGCCACCAGGAGCAGTGACGCGCCGAACAACCGCGCCACCATCAGGGTTCCGGCATTGAATCCCATGATGCCGTACGGCGACGAGACCTGTTCGGGCGCCAGAAGGAACGCGAGCCCGAACGGCAGGGTGACGAGCACGGCACAGAGGCACACGGCAGCGAAGGTCATGGGGGTCTCCAGGTGTTCGTGATGAACGCTGGTAGCCGCTCTTGCGGACAGCGCGCCAGCGAGATCCGCCTCCGCCGCCCTTCCGGCCTTCCCCCTTCCCGCCTTCCTGCCCTCCCGCCTTCCTGCCTTCCTGTCTTCCGCCTTCCCGCTCTGCCTTCTACTCTTCTGCTCTTCTACCCTTCTTCCCTTCCCCCCAAACAGTTCGAGCCGGACGCCTGCATGTGCAAGCGCCCGGCTCGAAAGGTCCCGCCTCTCGGCTACCTAGAATTCGTAGCGGAGATTCAGCTGCATGCAGCGGTTGGCCGCGCCGTCGCAGCCGGCGAGCGTGCCGTTGTAGCGGCCGAACGAGGCGGCGATGTCCGGGAACATGTCCAGGCTCGCGGTGTCGAAGCGCACACTGTTGGTCAGGTTGAACACGTCCCACCGGAACAGCAGGCGGTGGCCGAACGGCATGCGGAACGCCTTGCCGAGGCTGGCGTCGATGCCGAAGTAGCCATCACCGCGGAACAGGTTGCGGACGCCCGACTGGCCCGGCGTGGCGCGCTGGAAGTAGGTGAGCGCCTCGGTGGCGTTCGCCCACGGGCTGGGCTGGCCGCCGACCGCGTTCGGCGTCGTCTCCATCGGGGGCAGGCGGTCCGGATTCACGAGGACCGCGTTGCCCTGGATGTTCCAGTTGGTGGCCCAGCACGAGCGGCAGTTGTAGACGTTGAACGGGAAACCGCTCGTCCAGCGGTAGATGCCCGAGATCGACCAGTCACCGATCAGGGCGTTCACGAAGCCGTTGGCGTTGGTGCCCCACTTCTTGCCCTGGCCGAACGGCAGCTCGTACAGGCCGTTGACGTTGATCTGGTGACGCACGTCGAAGTCGGCGTACGAGTACTGCTGGTCGGGATCCCACGAGTTGACGAGGAAGCCCGAGTAGCCGCCGGCGCTGAAGTTGCCGAACGACGAGCCGCGCTCGACCGACGAGCCGTGGTCCTTGGCCACCGCGTAGGTGTAGTTGAAGTCGAACTGGTAGCCGTCGCTGAAGCGGCGGCGCAGCGCGACCTGCATCGAGTTGTAACCCGAGCGCGCGAGCGAGCTCTGGACGGCGAGCGAGTCGTACTGCTGGTTGAAGTACGAGAACCGTCCGGTGCTCGGGCACGCCGGGGAGCAGAACTGATCGGCCTCCCACAGTGCGGTGATCCAGTCGGGCCCGTTGGCCAGGAACGCCGCGGCCATCGCCTGCGTGGCCGACTGGGTGGCCGTCGCCGCCCCCGGGAACAGGTTCTCCCAGTACGGAATCGGCGCGACGCTGCCGACGCCGCCGGCGTTGGCGCGGGTGATCAACAGGTTGGCCGCCGTGAAGTAGTCCATCCCGGACTTCGGGTCGACCAGGTTCGAGGGCATGGCCGCGTCGCGGCGGATCAGGAGGTTGCGGCCCTGGCGCCCGACGTACGCGACGTCGACCGAGTAGTTGCGGCCGAGGTCACGGCTGAACGTCAGGTTGTAGGCATGCGAGTACGGCGTGCGCAGGTTCTGGTCGATGGCCTGCGTGATCGTGCCCGAGCGGGTCGGCGGCGTCGCCGGGAACGAGGCCGGGGGGGCGGCCGGGTACGTCGCCGGGATCACGTTGATGCCGCGGAACCGGATCGCCGGGTTGGTCTCGTTGTTGGTGTTGACCGGGCTGCTCAGGACGGTGGCCAGGCCGAACGAGCCCGTGTTGTTGAACTGCGTCGCCAGGCCCGAGCCGATGCGGTCGTAGACCAGGAAGTAGCCGCCGCGGATCGACGTCTTCGGGTTGAGCGTCCAGGCGAAGCTGGCGCGGGGCGCCCAGTTGTTCTTGTCGTACTGGTACCAGTCGGGGCCGTCGTTGACCGGCCCGCCCGGGATGAACGAGATGAGCGCGTCCTGGCTCGACGGCACGCCCGCCTGCATGTTCGTCTGGCGCCGCGCGATCCAGTCGCCCATGTTCACGTTGGGGACCACCTGCTGGCCGCGGCCCTCGTAGACCGGCGGGAACAGGCTGTACCGGAGGCCGCCCGTCAGGGTGAAGTTGTCGCTGACGCGCCACTGATCCTGCACGTAGAACTCGTACTCGTTGGCGACGTAGAGCCGCGGCAGGGGCACGCCCTCCTTGATGACCTGGCCGTCGATCGTGTAGTTGTAGCGCGCCGTGGTCTGGGTGATCGCGCCGAGCATGTTGATGAACGAGTCGGCGTACGTTGCCTGCGCGGTCGAGGCGACGGCCGGCAGGCCCGAGCAGTCGGCCGGGGCCGGGCAGGCGCCGCCCGGCATGTACCGGCGGCCGACGCCGGTCACCCACGAGCCATTGGCCGTGCCACCGAAGAACGAGCTCGCGTTGGTGAACGTGTCGTTGCGGAGGAAGCGCAGGTTCGTGCCGACCTTGAGCGTGTGGTTGCCCTTCACCCACGAGAAGTCGTTGGTGACGTTCCAGGTGCCGAGCTCGCGGCCGTTGGTCGACGTGAGCGCTTCGTAGTTGTCCATGAAGCGGAACACCGTGGCGCTCTCCCGCTGCAGGCCGAGCGTCACGTCGTCGATCTTGGTGTAGCCGACGCGCAGCGTGTTGACCATGTTGCCGCCGAGCACCCAGTCGTGGCCGCTGCCGAAGCCCCAGTTCTTCACCTCGCGCGTCGTGTTGGGCGCCAGGCCCGGGAACTGCTGCACGCCGACGATCGCGTCGTCCTGCTTGTTGAAGCGCGTGAAGAAGGACTGCGACCCGCTGATCCGGTAGTCACCGCGGGCGATGATCGTGTTGAACTCGTTGTCGATGGGCGACGTGAAGCGGTAGCCCATGATGTTGTAGGCGTCGCGGCCGTCGAAGTTCGGCAGCGGGTACTGCTTCCAGTACTCGGAGGCCAGCGTGCTCGCGCCGACGCCGATCGGGTCGACCCGGCGGAACTCCGCCGGGTTCATGCCGTAGTAGCCGGCCGGGATGTTGTGGGTGGCCGAGAAGCCCTGCACCGGCCCGCCGGGGCAGGCCGAGGCGACCGCGCAGCGGTAGGTCAGCACGCCGTCACGCATCGCCGCCGACGGCACGGCGCGCTCGACGACGCTCTCGCGCTTCTCGCGCAACGCCTCGAAGTTGCCGAAGTAGAACAGCCGATCCTTGAGGATCGGGCCGCCCACCGAGCCGCCGTAGATGTTCTTGTTCAGCAGCGGCGCTTCGCTCTCCCTGCCGGCCTTGAGCTGCGACAGTTTGTTGAAGTACTCGTTGGACGAGAAGCGCGTGTCGCGGTTCACGAAGTAGCCGGCGCCACGGACGTTGTTGGTACCGCTCTTGGTCACCAGCGACACCTGCGGACCGGACGACCGGCCGCCATCGGCACCGTACGAACTGGTGGTCACGCGGAACTCCTGCACCGAGTCGAGCGTCACGCGCAGGACCGAGGTGAAGGCGCTCTGGTTCTGGCCGTCGTTGACGTCGACGCCGTCGAGCGTCACGTTGCTCTGGTCGGCGCGGGCGCCACTCACCGAGCCGTAGCGCGGGTCGACGGTGGTCTCGGGGTTGTTGCGCGGGATGTAGACCACGCCCGCCTGCAGCGACAGGAGGCCGACCGGGTTGCGGGCCTCGAGCGGCAGGCCCATGATCTGGGCTTCCTTGATGACGTTGCCGAGGCTGGCATCCGTGGTGTTGATGGCCGGCGCTTCGGCCAGCACCTGGACGCTCTCGGACACGCCGCCGACTTCGAGCGTCACGTCGAGGCGCTGCGCCGTGTCCGTGTTCAGCACGATCTTGTCGACGATGCTCGTCTTGAAGCCGCTGAGTTCCGCCTTGAGCGAGTACGTGCCGGGCGGCACCGCCACGAACTGGTAGCTCCCGTTGGCCCCGGACACGGCTTCGCGCGTGAACCCCGTGGCCGCGCTGGTCAACGTGACGGTTGCGCCGGGGACCGCACTCTTCTGGTCATCGACGACCGTCCCCGACAACGACGACGTACCCGTCTGGGCCGCTGCGACCGATGGCGACACCAACAGGGCCACGGCCGTCAGCAGGCTCAGGACGAGCCTGGAGAGAGAACCCCTCACTATCCACCTCCTGCGAGCAAGGACTGCAAACCCTCGCGCGGCGCGCCATGTGGGAGGCGCGGACACGAGGAAGGAAAGCCGATCGGTCACGCGGCGGGAGCCGCGTCCGCCTCGACGGGTGCCTCTTCCGATGGAAGACGCACCTCGACCGGATTTGGTGAGAATGCGACCGCCTCGCCCCTCGAGTCAAGGAAAGACACAGGGCTTCTTGCTCTTTGTGGCCCAAAGCAGTCACGTTTTTGTGACGAACGGCTTTATGACACACGGCCGTCCGCGCGTCAGGACAGGGCGCGCCACACCAGGAACAGGCTCACCACCAGCAGCCCGATCGGCGCCCGGTACTCCTTGTTGCGCACCGCGCGTTCGAGGCTGAACCGGCGCGACGCTGTCGGCAGGGCTCCCGCCGTGTAGCGATCGTAGGTGGCGCCGAACGTGGCGCGCAGGTAGGCCTCCTCCGTCCGGATTGCGACCCACAGCGTGGTGGCCAGGTACAGCCCCACCAGGACCGCCACGGCCCAGTGCGCCGACGCCACCGCCAGCCCCACGCCCATCAGCGTCGACCCCAGATAGAGCGGATGCCGCGTGAACCGGTAGGGCCCCGACGAGGTCACCTCGCGA from Luteitalea sp. TBR-22 includes:
- a CDS encoding PepSY domain-containing protein — translated: MDVPASRRGLLRRALFQVHLWTGLAVALYAIAISVSGSILVYAPMLGARAHVEWRGVPKESVEGRPVVTTAQAVALVRQALPGRTLLNVQVPAEPWHAHVVGLLDAREYRVVFVHPTTGAVSPPVMGRGAFIGWLDRLHSNFFSARPGRVANGIGGLLLVLLSLTGIVIWWPGRGRVRRALRVEWGAGWKRVVFDLHNALGAWLLVPVIVLSITGAYFTWPQVYRDLVGRASPLTRRTAPRSTPPASPGPALDLDVLVARVRAAEPGRPYVRVDLPGGARAPYVLVASAEPEAPAREATTTFIDQYGGHVLEVRRGSGAVTRGDAMVEWIGPLHTGHFGGPVVQLVWAVLGLAPTLLAVTGTLMWWNRVIVPRRRQASRRTQA
- a CDS encoding carboxypeptidase-like regulatory domain-containing protein, whose amino-acid sequence is MRGSLSRLVLSLLTAVALLVSPSVAAAQTGTSSLSGTVVDDQKSAVPGATVTLTSAATGFTREAVSGANGSYQFVAVPPGTYSLKAELSGFKTSIVDKIVLNTDTAQRLDVTLEVGGVSESVQVLAEAPAINTTDASLGNVIKEAQIMGLPLEARNPVGLLSLQAGVVYIPRNNPETTVDPRYGSVSGARADQSNVTLDGVDVNDGQNQSAFTSVLRVTLDSVQEFRVTTSSYGADGGRSSGPQVSLVTKSGTNNVRGAGYFVNRDTRFSSNEYFNKLSQLKAGRESEAPLLNKNIYGGSVGGPILKDRLFYFGNFEALREKRESVVERAVPSAAMRDGVLTYRCAVASACPGGPVQGFSATHNIPAGYYGMNPAEFRRVDPIGVGASTLASEYWKQYPLPNFDGRDAYNIMGYRFTSPIDNEFNTIIARGDYRISGSQSFFTRFNKQDDAIVGVQQFPGLAPNTTREVKNWGFGSGHDWVLGGNMVNTLRVGYTKIDDVTLGLQRESATVFRFMDNYEALTSTNGRELGTWNVTNDFSWVKGNHTLKVGTNLRFLRNDTFTNASSFFGGTANGSWVTGVGRRYMPGGACPAPADCSGLPAVASTAQATYADSFINMLGAITQTTARYNYTIDGQVIKEGVPLPRLYVANEYEFYVQDQWRVSDNFTLTGGLRYSLFPPVYEGRGQQVVPNVNMGDWIARRQTNMQAGVPSSQDALISFIPGGPVNDGPDWYQYDKNNWAPRASFAWTLNPKTSIRGGYFLVYDRIGSGLATQFNNTGSFGLATVLSSPVNTNNETNPAIRFRGINVIPATYPAAPPASFPATPPTRSGTITQAIDQNLRTPYSHAYNLTFSRDLGRNYSVDVAYVGRQGRNLLIRRDAAMPSNLVDPKSGMDYFTAANLLITRANAGGVGSVAPIPYWENLFPGAATATQSATQAMAAAFLANGPDWITALWEADQFCSPACPSTGRFSYFNQQYDSLAVQSSLARSGYNSMQVALRRRFSDGYQFDFNYTYAVAKDHGSSVERGSSFGNFSAGGYSGFLVNSWDPDQQYSYADFDVRHQINVNGLYELPFGQGKKWGTNANGFVNALIGDWSISGIYRWTSGFPFNVYNCRSCWATNWNIQGNAVLVNPDRLPPMETTPNAVGGQPSPWANATEALTYFQRATPGQSGVRNLFRGDGYFGIDASLGKAFRMPFGHRLLFRWDVFNLTNSVRFDTASLDMFPDIAASFGRYNGTLAGCDGAANRCMQLNLRYEF
- a CDS encoding isoprenylcysteine carboxylmethyltransferase family protein, producing the protein MSAVHAGPAPPSPRAGFARWRVPIGFVAVWLVLWLARPTPSSLAIGLPIALLGQGLRLWAAGHLEKSREVTSSGPYRFTRHPLYLGSTLMGVGLAVASAHWAVAVLVGLYLATTLWVAIRTEEAYLRATFGATYDRYTAGALPTASRRFSLERAVRNKEYRAPIGLLVVSLFLVWRALS